GTTCATAGCTGGATCGCGGTGAAGCCCGCCGGAGGACAATGGCGGGTCTACGAAGTGATCGGCTGGCGCAAGTACCGGGGGCTGCCACCTCTGGTCGTGCACGCGCGGGCGCCGGACGCCCGCTGGTTCGGTGCCGTGCCCGACGTGCTCGCCGAACGGCGTGGAGACGAGGCTAGTGAGATGATCACCCGAATCGATGCCGCGGCGAGCGATTATCCTTATGCCGACAGCTACGTGATGTGGCCGGGACCGAACAGCAACAGCTTCGTTGCCCACGTCCTGCGCGCCGTCCCCGATCTCGACTGTGATTTGCCGCCCACGGCCATCGGCAAGGATTTCCTGACGCATTGCCTCGTTGGCCGCGCGCCCTCCGGCACCGGCTTCCAGGTCTCGCTCTGGGGGGTCCTCGGCCTGCTCGTCGGCGCGCGCGAGGGCATCGAACTCAACATCCTGGGTCTCGTCTTCGGCATTGATCCCGGTGATGGCGTGATCAAGCTGCCCCTTCTCGGCCGGATTCGACTCACGGAAGCGTGATGAGACGCGTCGATTCGTGGGCGACGGCTTGCTTGCTAGCGCGAGGAGCTTATGGTGGTTGCTGGATTGCGAGATCGGTGTCGGCATGTGGGGTAAAATAATCGGCAGCTTTGCCGGCTTCGCCATGGGCGGGCCGATTGGGGCAATGTTCGGTGCCGCGGCGGGTCACGCATACGACAAGGTGCACGAGGATGCGCCGGGCAGCACGCGGGCGTGGTCCGGCGAACGGTTTCTCGGTATCGGCGAGAACGCTGGCGCGGCGAGCCGGCAGTCGGCGTTCAGCGTTGCCGTCGTCGTCCTCGGCGCCAAGGTCGCCAAGGTCGACGGCGCCGTCAACCGGGCGGAAATCGATGCCTTCAAGGAAGTCTTCCGCGTTCCGCCGCAGGACGTGCGCAACGTCGGGCGGATTTTTGACGTTGCCAAACGCGATGCGTCCGGTTTCGAGCCCTATGCCCAGCAGATTGCCCGGTTGTTCCGCAACGAGCCGGTGCTGCTCGAGGAACTGCTCGCCAGTCTTTTCTACATCGCCCGCGCCGATGGCGCGATCAAGACGGCCGAACTGGCGTTCCTGCGACGGACGGGCGAGCTTCTCGGCATCGGCGGCATCGCGTTCGAGCGCGTGCGCGCCATGTTCATGCCGAGCGGTGCCGTCGATCCCTACGGGGTGCTGGGCGTTTCTGCGGATGCTGGGGCCGAGGAGGTGAAACGCAGCTACCGCCAGCTGATCCGCGAGCACCATCCCGACCGGCTGATGGCGCAGGGGCTGCCCAAGCACCTCGTCGAGGTTGCGAACCAGCGCATGGCGGCGATCAACGCCGCATACGATCAGATTTTGCGCGAACGCGGCCAGAAGTAGCTCATGGCGACCCTGACGTCCGTCGGCAGCGCCGCGGGGGGTGCGCCGGGGGCGCGCCCTATATCGGTGCTCGACTGGGTGGCGGCGCTGGTTGTCGTGCTGATCTGGGCCTACAACTTTATCATCGGCAAGATCGGCGTCATGCAGTTGCCGCCGCTGCTGCTCATCGGCCTGCGCTTCGCCCTCGTCGCCGTGCTTTTGGCGCCGTTTCTCGATCGGCCGGGACGACGGTGGCCGCTGATTGCCGCGCTGTCGGTGGTCCTCGGCGTCCTGCACTTCGGGCTTCTGTTCGTGGGCCTGCGCGGGGTCTCCGCCGGGCCGGCGGCAATCGCCATTCAGCTCACCGTGCCGTTCAGCGCCCTGCTCGCCGCCGTCTTCTATCGCGAGCGCCTGCGGACGTGGCAGATCGTCGGCATGCTGGTGGCGTTCGCCGGCGTCTGGTTGCTCGCCGGCGACCCGGCGCAGGCACCGAGCCCGGTGCACGTGCTGCTGGTGGTGATCGCCGCGTTCGCCTGGGCTTCGGCCAACGTGCTGATCAAGCGCCTGGGGCCGATCAACGTCTTTACCCTGAATGCCTGGGTGGCACTGCTCGCCTGTCCGCAGCTCTTGCTGGCGAGCGCGTTGCTCGAGCACGGCCAGATCGAAGCAATCGCCGCCGCCGACTGGCGCGCCTGGGCGGCGGTGGTCTACATGGCGGTCGGGGCTTCGATCACCGCCTATGGTTTATGGTATTACCTGATCGCCAAGC
This genomic stretch from Rhodospirillales bacterium harbors:
- a CDS encoding EamA family transporter, which produces MATLTSVGSAAGGAPGARPISVLDWVAALVVVLIWAYNFIIGKIGVMQLPPLLLIGLRFALVAVLLAPFLDRPGRRWPLIAALSVVLGVLHFGLLFVGLRGVSAGPAAIAIQLTVPFSALLAAVFYRERLRTWQIVGMLVAFAGVWLLAGDPAQAPSPVHVLLVVIAAFAWASANVLIKRLGPINVFTLNAWVALLACPQLLLASALLEHGQIEAIAAADWRAWAAVVYMAVGASITAYGLWYYLIAKHEMNRIVPMTLLSPVLAVGLAVPLLGEPLTVHVIVGGAVTIAGVGMIQFLGGRPRARAKAGSIEPPVST
- a CDS encoding TerB family tellurite resistance protein; amino-acid sequence: MWGKIIGSFAGFAMGGPIGAMFGAAAGHAYDKVHEDAPGSTRAWSGERFLGIGENAGAASRQSAFSVAVVVLGAKVAKVDGAVNRAEIDAFKEVFRVPPQDVRNVGRIFDVAKRDASGFEPYAQQIARLFRNEPVLLEELLASLFYIARADGAIKTAELAFLRRTGELLGIGGIAFERVRAMFMPSGAVDPYGVLGVSADAGAEEVKRSYRQLIREHHPDRLMAQGLPKHLVEVANQRMAAINAAYDQILRERGQK
- a CDS encoding DUF3750 domain-containing protein — encoded protein: MRRFLAFLAALIPLAFAAMPKSADWRSASREPVGLAPSADTVREAIVQVYAARTFGWRGRFAVHSWIAVKPAGGQWRVYEVIGWRKYRGLPPLVVHARAPDARWFGAVPDVLAERRGDEASEMITRIDAAASDYPYADSYVMWPGPNSNSFVAHVLRAVPDLDCDLPPTAIGKDFLTHCLVGRAPSGTGFQVSLWGVLGLLVGAREGIELNILGLVFGIDPGDGVIKLPLLGRIRLTEA